The Phreatobacter oligotrophus genome contains a region encoding:
- the gatC gene encoding Asp-tRNA(Asn)/Glu-tRNA(Gln) amidotransferase subunit GatC, producing the protein MSVDQATVRRIAHLARIAVTEEEVPHLQGELNAILAFVEQLNEVDVTGVEPMTSVTPMAMKKRQDVVTDGGIPDQIVANAPEREGHFFAVPKVVE; encoded by the coding sequence ATGTCCGTCGACCAGGCGACCGTCCGGCGCATCGCGCATCTCGCGCGCATCGCCGTGACTGAAGAGGAGGTTCCCCATCTCCAGGGCGAGCTCAACGCCATCCTCGCCTTCGTCGAGCAGCTCAACGAGGTCGACGTGACCGGCGTCGAGCCGATGACCTCGGTCACGCCCATGGCCATGAAGAAGCGCCAGGACGTGGTCACCGATGGCGGCATTCCCGACCAGATCGTCGCCAATGCACCGGAGCGCGAAGGCCATTTCTTCGCCGTGCCGAAGGTCGTGGAGTAA
- the gatA gene encoding Asp-tRNA(Asn)/Glu-tRNA(Gln) amidotransferase subunit GatA encodes MTDLTQLTIAEALAGLKTKSFSATDLTRAYLAAMEKGRGLNAYVLETPDKALAMAEASDARIARGEFGPLEGIPLGVKDLFCTAGTRTTACSNILRNFVPTYESTVTSNLWRDGAVMLGKLNNDEFAMGSSNETSCFPTPVNPWRRQGANDTTPLVPGGSSGGSSAAVAAMLCAGATATDTGGSIRQPAALTGTVGIKPTYGRVSRWGIVAFASSLDQAGPIARDVMDAALMLRSFAGPDAKDTTCVDRAVPDYAAAVGKSIKDMTIGIPREYRIDGMPAEIQKLWDEGAQILKDAGANIVEISLPHTKYALPAYYIVAPAEASSNLARYDGVRYGLREPGKDIVELYEKTRAAGFGKEVRRRIMIGTYVLSAGYYDAYYVRAQQLRTLIKHDFEQAYASGVDAILTPSTPSAAFGIGEKGSADPVEMYLQDVFTVTVNMAGLPGIAVPAGLDNQGLPLGLQLIGRAFDEETLFSVASVIEKAKGRFPVSDRWWG; translated from the coding sequence ATGACCGACCTGACCCAGCTCACCATTGCCGAGGCCCTTGCAGGCCTGAAGACAAAGTCCTTCTCGGCGACCGACCTGACCCGCGCCTATCTCGCCGCCATGGAGAAGGGCCGCGGCCTCAACGCCTATGTGCTGGAGACGCCTGACAAGGCGCTCGCCATGGCGGAGGCCTCCGATGCCCGCATCGCCCGCGGCGAATTCGGCCCACTGGAAGGCATCCCGCTCGGCGTGAAGGACCTGTTCTGCACCGCCGGCACGCGGACGACGGCCTGCTCGAACATCCTGCGCAACTTCGTGCCGACCTACGAATCGACCGTCACCAGCAATCTGTGGCGTGACGGCGCGGTGATGCTCGGCAAGCTCAACAACGACGAGTTCGCCATGGGCTCGTCGAACGAGACGAGCTGTTTCCCGACGCCGGTCAATCCCTGGCGCCGGCAGGGCGCCAACGACACGACCCCGCTGGTGCCGGGCGGCTCCTCGGGTGGCTCCTCGGCCGCCGTTGCCGCCATGCTCTGCGCGGGTGCGACCGCCACCGATACCGGCGGCTCCATCCGCCAGCCGGCGGCGCTCACCGGCACGGTCGGCATCAAGCCGACCTATGGCCGCGTCTCGCGCTGGGGCATCGTCGCCTTCGCCTCCTCGCTCGACCAGGCCGGCCCCATCGCCCGCGACGTGATGGATGCTGCCTTGATGCTGCGCTCCTTCGCAGGTCCCGACGCGAAGGACACGACCTGCGTCGACCGCGCCGTGCCGGACTATGCGGCGGCGGTGGGCAAGTCGATCAAGGACATGACCATCGGCATCCCCCGGGAGTACCGGATCGACGGCATGCCGGCCGAGATCCAGAAGCTCTGGGATGAGGGCGCGCAGATCCTGAAGGATGCCGGCGCGAACATCGTCGAGATCTCGCTGCCGCACACCAAATACGCGCTGCCGGCCTATTACATCGTGGCGCCGGCCGAGGCCTCCTCGAACCTCGCCCGCTATGACGGCGTGCGCTACGGCCTGCGCGAGCCGGGCAAGGACATTGTCGAGCTCTACGAGAAGACCCGCGCCGCGGGCTTCGGCAAGGAGGTCCGCCGGCGCATCATGATCGGCACCTACGTGCTCTCGGCCGGCTATTACGACGCCTATTACGTCCGGGCGCAGCAGCTGCGCACGCTCATCAAGCATGACTTCGAGCAGGCCTATGCCTCGGGCGTCGATGCCATCCTGACGCCCTCCACGCCCTCGGCCGCCTTCGGCATCGGCGAGAAGGGCTCGGCCGATCCGGTCGAGATGTACCTGCAGGACGTCTTCACCGTCACGGTGAACATGGCGGGCCTGCCGGGCATCGCCGTGCCGGCGGGCCTCGACAACCAGGGCCTGCCGCTCGGCCTGCAGCTCATCGGCCGGGCCTTCGACGAGGAGACCCTGTTCTCGGTGGCGAGCGTCATCGAGAAGGCCAAGGGCCGCTTCCCCGTCAGCGACCGCTGGTGGGGCTGA
- a CDS encoding fused MFS/spermidine synthase, which yields MSSIHPSLDAPVARGAAARALTLPVFAAAIFLSAFLLFSVQPLFTKMVLPVLGGTPAVWSVAMVFFQGVLLAGYLYAHLLNRYLGPGRAVLVHLALMAAVFVVALPIALAPGWGRPPADGEAFWLIGLFAASVGLPFFAIAGNGPLLQAWFARSGHRDAADPYFLYGASNLGSFLALLSYPFVVEPLLVLKTQSALWSGGFALLAVLIAASGVVLARGERPAASGVAVAAGPAPAWRDRLAWIGLSAVPSGLLVALTAHLSTDVAAVPLLWVVPLALFLLTFVLAFREGGGGLHRVMLAVQPLLLAALVFAMALTAKVPWPVAAALHLGFFFVATMVCHGELYRRRPAAGHLTEFYVMLSAGGVLGGLFASLAAPVLFNSILEYPILLIAAVACRPGIGAALARLGPVRVALGIIALVVLVVLQAVTGLTASTLPILTYLLIVAGIAALIVLGRETPALMLTGIALFFALTQAPVMPTGTLARERSFFAVHEVKVTENGQGHLLVHGITVHGAERVRHPDGTAVTGRPEPASYYHRAGAFADAITALRATRGGGPLKVAVIGLGVGSLACYRQEGDAWTFLEIDPVVVRMARDARLFASLGRCAPDAPVVIGDGRLTLADQSGRFDLIVVDAFSSDAIPVHLLTEQAFATYLGKLAPDGALVLHITNRNMDLQPVVAASAAAHGLTGGVRDAVVEGSVRETLAGTARVTMVARRPEHLGPVATDPRWQPLAVPPGFRAWTDDYSNIVGPILRRIVAP from the coding sequence GTGTCCTCCATCCATCCCTCGCTCGACGCGCCCGTGGCGCGTGGCGCCGCAGCCCGCGCCCTGACGCTTCCGGTCTTTGCGGCGGCAATTTTCCTGTCCGCGTTCCTGCTGTTCTCGGTCCAGCCGCTGTTCACCAAGATGGTGCTCCCGGTCCTCGGCGGCACCCCGGCGGTCTGGTCGGTGGCGATGGTCTTCTTCCAGGGCGTGCTGCTCGCCGGCTATCTCTACGCCCATCTCCTCAACCGCTACCTCGGGCCTGGCCGGGCCGTCCTTGTCCACCTCGCGCTGATGGCCGCCGTCTTCGTCGTGGCGCTGCCGATCGCACTGGCGCCCGGCTGGGGGCGTCCGCCCGCCGATGGTGAGGCGTTCTGGCTGATCGGGCTCTTCGCGGCCTCGGTGGGGCTGCCCTTCTTCGCCATCGCCGGCAACGGGCCGCTGCTCCAGGCCTGGTTCGCGCGCAGCGGACATCGCGATGCGGCCGATCCCTATTTCCTCTATGGCGCGTCCAATCTCGGCTCGTTCCTGGCGCTGCTGTCCTACCCCTTCGTGGTCGAGCCGCTGCTGGTACTGAAGACCCAGTCGGCCCTGTGGAGCGGCGGCTTCGCCCTGCTCGCCGTGCTCATCGCCGCCAGCGGCGTGGTGCTGGCGCGGGGCGAGCGTCCGGCGGCGAGCGGCGTTGCGGTCGCGGCGGGGCCCGCGCCGGCCTGGCGCGACCGGCTCGCCTGGATCGGCCTCTCGGCCGTCCCCTCGGGCCTTCTCGTCGCGCTGACCGCACACCTCTCCACCGATGTCGCGGCCGTGCCGCTGCTCTGGGTGGTGCCGCTCGCGCTCTTTCTCCTGACCTTCGTCCTCGCCTTCCGCGAGGGAGGCGGGGGCCTGCACCGGGTGATGCTGGCCGTGCAGCCGCTGCTGCTGGCCGCCCTGGTCTTCGCCATGGCGCTCACCGCCAAGGTTCCCTGGCCGGTCGCAGCGGCGCTGCATCTCGGCTTCTTCTTCGTCGCCACCATGGTCTGCCATGGCGAGCTCTATCGCCGCCGCCCGGCGGCCGGCCACCTCACCGAGTTCTACGTCATGCTCTCGGCGGGCGGCGTGCTCGGCGGCCTCTTCGCCAGCCTTGCGGCCCCGGTGCTGTTCAACTCGATCCTCGAATATCCGATCCTGCTGATCGCCGCGGTCGCCTGCCGCCCCGGAATCGGCGCGGCGCTGGCGCGTCTCGGTCCGGTGCGTGTCGCCCTGGGCATCATCGCGCTCGTGGTGCTGGTGGTCCTGCAGGCCGTGACGGGCCTGACCGCCTCGACCCTGCCGATCCTCACCTATCTCCTGATCGTCGCCGGCATTGCCGCGTTGATCGTGCTCGGCCGCGAGACGCCGGCCCTGATGCTCACTGGCATCGCGCTGTTCTTCGCCCTGACCCAGGCGCCGGTCATGCCGACGGGCACCCTCGCGCGCGAGCGCTCCTTCTTCGCCGTGCACGAGGTCAAGGTCACGGAGAACGGCCAGGGCCATCTGCTCGTCCACGGCATCACCGTTCATGGCGCCGAGCGCGTGCGCCACCCCGACGGCACTGCCGTCACCGGCCGCCCCGAGCCGGCGAGCTACTATCACCGCGCCGGCGCCTTCGCCGACGCCATCACCGCCTTGCGCGCCACCCGCGGCGGCGGTCCGCTCAAGGTGGCGGTGATCGGCCTCGGCGTCGGCTCGCTCGCCTGCTACCGGCAGGAGGGCGATGCCTGGACCTTCCTCGAAATCGATCCGGTGGTCGTCCGTATGGCGCGCGACGCCCGTCTGTTCGCCTCACTCGGCCGCTGTGCGCCCGATGCGCCGGTGGTCATCGGCGACGGCCGTCTGACGCTTGCCGACCAGTCCGGCCGCTTCGACCTCATTGTCGTCGACGCCTTCTCCTCCGACGCGATCCCGGTGCACCTCCTCACCGAGCAGGCCTTCGCGACCTATCTCGGCAAGCTCGCGCCCGATGGCGCGCTGGTGCTCCACATCACCAACCGCAACATGGACCTGCAGCCCGTCGTCGCGGCCTCGGCAGCGGCGCATGGCCTGACGGGTGGCGTGCGGGACGCGGTGGTCGAGGGCTCGGTGCGTGAGACGCTCGCGGGCACGGCGCGGGTGACGATGGTGGCCCGGCGGCCGGAGCATCTGGGCCCGGTCGCGACGGACCCGCGCTGGCAGCCGCTGGCCGTTCCGCCAGGCTTCCGCGCCTGGACCGACGACTATTCCAATATCGTCGGGCCGATCCTGAGGCGCATCGTGGCCCCCTGA
- a CDS encoding sigma-70 family RNA polymerase sigma factor: protein MAATTVDLKEALAACAAGDRAALRAIYERECAAMIGVAARIVKRRELAEEVVQEAFVRIWRNAHRYNPELGPPRAWLYAIVRNQAINILRSGRREDLVDEVPEDVASAVQAHAAAERIPEGQALRRCLEGLEVRRRTSLLMAYVDGFSHGEIAGRLGLPLGTVKAWIRRSLVQLRECMG from the coding sequence ATGGCGGCGACGACGGTTGATCTGAAGGAGGCGCTCGCGGCCTGTGCGGCCGGCGACCGGGCTGCCCTCCGGGCGATCTATGAACGCGAATGTGCAGCGATGATCGGTGTCGCTGCGCGGATCGTGAAGCGGCGTGAGCTCGCCGAAGAGGTCGTGCAGGAGGCCTTCGTGCGGATCTGGCGCAATGCCCATCGCTACAATCCCGAGCTTGGGCCACCGCGCGCCTGGCTCTATGCGATCGTCCGCAACCAGGCGATCAACATCCTCAGGAGCGGCCGGCGCGAGGATCTCGTCGACGAGGTGCCCGAGGACGTCGCCTCGGCCGTCCAGGCCCATGCGGCCGCCGAACGAATCCCCGAGGGGCAGGCGCTGCGGCGCTGCCTCGAAGGCCTGGAGGTGCGCCGCCGCACCAGCCTGCTGATGGCCTATGTGGACGGCTTCTCCCATGGCGAGATCGCGGGGCGCCTCGGGCTGCCGCTGGGCACGGTCAAGGCCTGGATCCGCCGCTCGCTGGTCCAGCTGCGGGAGTGCATGGGATGA
- a CDS encoding anti-sigma factor yields MTDDLLADAGEYVAGLMSAEEAEAFERRLAVDADARRAVGDWRARLLALDETATQITPSDGLWPRIEAAIGTAPAGAPAAPGLLARIWNDVTTLRWASLAAAAAAALFAVLLVTQPFGGGAKPVVVAVLTAPDTREAGAIVEAFADGRVRVVPLRAIPVPEGRTLQVWTLWDRQVGPRSVGLMPAARQQDYATSGMPRPADQQLYEITLEPAGGSPTGRPTGPILYVGRGSSPL; encoded by the coding sequence ATGACCGACGACCTTCTCGCCGATGCCGGTGAATATGTCGCCGGCCTGATGAGCGCAGAGGAGGCCGAGGCCTTCGAGCGGCGTCTGGCGGTGGATGCCGATGCGCGCCGCGCCGTCGGCGACTGGCGGGCGCGTCTCCTGGCGCTCGACGAGACCGCAACGCAGATCACCCCCTCCGACGGCCTCTGGCCGCGGATCGAGGCGGCGATCGGAACCGCGCCCGCCGGCGCGCCCGCCGCACCGGGCCTTCTGGCGCGCATCTGGAACGACGTCACCACGCTGCGCTGGGCCTCGCTTGCGGCGGCCGCCGCCGCGGCCCTGTTCGCCGTTCTGCTGGTCACCCAGCCCTTCGGTGGCGGCGCGAAGCCGGTGGTTGTGGCGGTGCTCACCGCGCCGGACACCCGCGAGGCCGGCGCCATTGTCGAAGCTTTCGCCGATGGCCGGGTGAGGGTGGTGCCGCTCCGCGCCATTCCCGTTCCGGAGGGCCGCACCCTGCAGGTCTGGACGCTGTGGGACCGCCAGGTCGGCCCGCGGTCCGTCGGACTCATGCCGGCAGCGCGCCAGCAGGACTATGCGACGAGCGGCATGCCGCGCCCGGCCGACCAACAGCTCTACGAGATCACGCTGGAACCGGCTGGCGGCTCGCCGACCGGCCGGCCGACCGGACCGATCCTCTATGTCGGCCGCGGCTCCAGCCCGCTCTGA
- the gatB gene encoding Asp-tRNA(Asn)/Glu-tRNA(Gln) amidotransferase subunit GatB produces the protein MTAHANPKNLIPGATGDWEVVIGLEIHAQVASNAKLFSGAAVGFGDAPNANVSLVDAAMPGMLPVINEECVRQAIRTGLGLKARINHRSVFDRKNYFYPDLPQGYQISQYKSPIVGEGEVTVDLTPTESIKVGIERLHLEQDAGKSIHDQHPTLSYIDLNRSGTALMEIVSKPDLRSADEAKAYVTKLRTILRYLGTCDGDMEKGNLRADVNVSVRKPGDPFGTRCEIKNVNSIRFIGQAIDYEARRQIGILEDGGKIDQETRLYDAAKGETRSMRSKEEAHDYRYFPDPDLLPLEFSQAYVDELAAHLPELPDAKKARLIAQYGLTPYDASILILEKESADFFEAVAKGRDGKTAANWVINELFGRLNKEGKDVTASPVTPDQIGGIIDLIQAGTISGKIAKDLFEIVFTEGGDPAAVVEARGMKQVTDTGAIEKVIDEVIAANPDKVEQAKAKPTLLGWFVGQVMKASGGKANPGSVNEILKAKLGIE, from the coding sequence ATGACCGCCCATGCCAATCCGAAGAACCTCATCCCCGGCGCCACCGGCGACTGGGAGGTGGTGATCGGCCTCGAGATCCACGCGCAGGTGGCCTCCAACGCCAAGCTGTTCTCGGGCGCTGCGGTTGGCTTCGGCGATGCGCCGAACGCCAATGTCAGCCTCGTCGACGCGGCCATGCCGGGCATGCTGCCGGTGATCAACGAGGAGTGCGTGCGCCAGGCGATCCGCACCGGCCTCGGCCTGAAGGCGCGGATCAACCACCGCTCGGTCTTCGACCGGAAGAACTATTTCTATCCGGACCTCCCGCAGGGCTACCAGATCAGCCAGTACAAGAGCCCGATCGTCGGCGAGGGCGAGGTCACGGTCGACCTGACCCCCACCGAGAGCATCAAGGTCGGCATCGAGCGGCTGCATCTCGAACAGGATGCCGGCAAGTCGATCCACGACCAGCATCCGACGCTGTCCTATATCGACCTCAACCGGTCCGGCACGGCGCTGATGGAGATCGTCTCCAAGCCGGACCTGCGCTCGGCGGACGAGGCCAAGGCCTATGTGACGAAGCTGCGCACCATCCTGCGCTATCTCGGCACCTGCGACGGCGACATGGAGAAGGGCAACCTGCGCGCCGACGTGAACGTCTCGGTGCGCAAGCCCGGCGATCCCTTCGGCACGCGCTGCGAGATCAAGAACGTCAACTCGATCCGCTTCATCGGCCAGGCCATCGACTACGAGGCACGCCGGCAGATCGGCATCCTCGAGGATGGCGGCAAGATCGACCAGGAGACGCGCCTCTACGACGCGGCCAAGGGCGAGACCCGCTCCATGCGCTCGAAGGAAGAGGCGCATGACTACCGCTACTTCCCCGATCCGGACCTGCTGCCGCTTGAGTTCAGCCAGGCCTATGTGGACGAGCTCGCTGCCCACCTTCCCGAACTGCCGGACGCCAAGAAGGCGCGCCTGATCGCCCAGTACGGCCTCACCCCCTACGACGCCTCGATCCTGATCCTGGAGAAGGAGAGCGCCGACTTCTTCGAGGCCGTGGCCAAGGGCCGCGACGGCAAGACGGCGGCCAACTGGGTCATCAACGAGCTGTTCGGCCGCCTCAACAAGGAGGGCAAGGACGTCACCGCCTCGCCCGTCACGCCGGACCAGATCGGCGGCATCATCGACCTGATCCAGGCCGGCACCATCTCCGGCAAGATCGCCAAGGACCTGTTCGAGATCGTCTTCACCGAGGGCGGCGACCCCGCAGCCGTCGTCGAGGCGCGCGGCATGAAGCAGGTGACCGATACCGGCGCCATCGAGAAGGTCATCGACGAGGTCATCGCCGCCAACCCCGACAAGGTCGAGCAGGCCAAGGCGAAGCCGACGCTGCTCGGCTGGTTCGTCGGCCAGGTGATGAAGGCCTCGGGCGGCAAGGCCAATCCGGGTTCGGTCAACGAGATCCTGAAGGCCAAGCTCGGGATCGAGTGA
- a CDS encoding glutathione S-transferase family protein produces the protein MSKRFTLSGFWLSGPTYKVGLMLSLCGEDFAYHSVNLRAGEHKSPAFLAKNRFGQVPALEDAKSGMALCQSAAILEYLAAELGKFGGEGACGAAQAREWMFWDFDRLAAPIYRLRAQRAGFRTFTQPIVEMYFAEAGAALKVLEEALGKTLWLCGSQPSIADIDVYGVVAYAPQAGFDIAAYPAISAWTKRMEALPGFIGINDLPKATQA, from the coding sequence ATGTCGAAACGCTTCACGCTCAGCGGCTTCTGGCTGTCCGGGCCGACCTACAAGGTCGGGCTCATGCTCAGCCTGTGCGGCGAGGACTTCGCCTATCATTCGGTCAACCTGCGCGCCGGTGAGCACAAGAGCCCGGCCTTCCTCGCCAAGAACCGCTTCGGCCAGGTGCCGGCGCTGGAGGATGCCAAGTCCGGCATGGCGCTCTGCCAGTCGGCGGCGATCCTCGAATATCTCGCGGCAGAGCTCGGCAAGTTCGGCGGCGAGGGCGCCTGCGGCGCGGCCCAGGCGCGCGAATGGATGTTCTGGGACTTCGACCGCCTTGCCGCCCCGATCTATCGCCTGCGGGCCCAGCGGGCCGGCTTCCGCACGTTCACCCAGCCGATCGTCGAGATGTATTTCGCCGAGGCGGGCGCGGCCCTGAAGGTCCTCGAGGAGGCGCTGGGCAAGACCCTCTGGCTCTGCGGCTCGCAGCCGAGCATCGCTGATATCGACGTCTATGGCGTCGTCGCCTATGCGCCGCAGGCGGGCTTCGACATTGCCGCCTATCCGGCGATTTCCGCCTGGACCAAGCGGATGGAGGCCCTGCCGGGCTTCATCGGCATCAATGACCTGCCCAAGGCGACCCAGGCGTGA
- a CDS encoding GNAT family N-acetyltransferase produces the protein MSDAVDLREATAADVPRIAALIAMGDAKKPMDAATAEAEGHHPAYAEAFRRVSASEANHLFVAEQGGRIVGTYQLTVLPGIAERGRTRGKIESVHVDPALRGSGIGAAMMRHAIVTAREKGIGLVELSSNKSRTDAHRFYERLGFAKSHEGFKMALD, from the coding sequence GTGAGTGACGCCGTCGATCTGCGCGAGGCGACCGCGGCCGACGTGCCGCGGATCGCTGCGCTCATCGCCATGGGCGACGCCAAGAAGCCCATGGATGCGGCCACGGCCGAGGCGGAAGGGCATCACCCCGCCTATGCCGAGGCCTTCCGCCGGGTCTCGGCCTCGGAGGCGAACCACCTGTTCGTCGCCGAGCAGGGCGGGCGCATCGTCGGCACCTACCAGCTGACCGTCCTGCCAGGCATCGCCGAGCGCGGCCGCACCCGCGGCAAGATCGAGAGCGTGCATGTCGATCCGGCCCTGCGCGGGTCTGGCATTGGCGCGGCGATGATGCGCCACGCCATCGTCACGGCGCGGGAGAAGGGGATCGGCCTCGTCGAGCTCTCCTCGAACAAGAGCCGCACCGATGCCCACCGCTTCTACGAGCGGCTCGGCTTCGCCAAGAGCCACGAAGGCTTCAAGATGGCGCTGGACTGA